One window of Camelina sativa cultivar DH55 chromosome 4, Cs, whole genome shotgun sequence genomic DNA carries:
- the LOC104781971 gene encoding uncharacterized protein LOC104781971 isoform X2, whose protein sequence is MAEPSGGGAREMVMREYRKGNWTVSETLVLIEAKEMEEERRVRRSEKKTENRNKSIELRWKWIEEYCWRRGCQRNQNQCNDKWDNLMRGYKKIREYERSRIESSFNTGSSSSRPASYWKMEKSERKERSLPSNMLSRIYDALAELVEKKTLPYGNGGQILRVCQEFVAPMMAQAMHQIPTTIVLSLQSPPPPQPLVLSHPPLPQPPLFTFHAEPIQPTVDTSGAKRRRTTTPRETTTKQGESTEDAEVMVGAAISRSALVVAQVIKESEERQEMRHKEVMRLQERRLKMEESKADINRQVKKLSLTLMMDCGVWKCTR, encoded by the exons ATGGCTGAACCATCGGGTGGTGGAGCCAGAGAGATGGTTATGAGAGAGTATAGGAAAGGAAACTGGACTGTGAGTGAGACCTTGGTGCTCATAGAAGCCAAGGAGATGGAAGAGGAGAGACGTGTGCGGCGGTCGGAGAAAAAAAcggaaaacagaaacaaatctaTAGAGCTCCGGTGGAAGTGGATAGAGGAGTATTGTTGGAGAAGAGGATGTCAGAGGAACCAGAACCAGTGCAACGATAAGTGGGACAATCTCATGAGGGGTTACAAGAAGATCAGAGAGTACGAGAGATCAAGAATAGAATCTTCTTTTAACACaggctcttcttcctctcggccGGCGTCATACTGGAAGATGGAGAAGAGTGAGAGGAAAGAGAGGAGCTTGCCGAGTAATATGTTGTCTCGTATATACGACGCGTTGGCTGAGCTTGTCGAGAAAAAGACTCTTCCATACGGTAACGGTGGCCAGATCCTAAGAGTGTGCCAAGAATTTGTAGCTCCGATGATGGCTCAGGCGATGCATCAAATCCCGACTACTATTGTATTATCTCTTCAGTCACCACCGCCGCCACAACCTCTAGTCTTATCACATCCTCCACTGCCTCAACCTCCTCTGTTCACATTTCACGCTGAGCCTATACAGCCCACAGTAG ACACATCAGGGGCGAAGCGAAGGAGAACAACAACGCCGAGAGAAACGACGACCAAGCAAGGAGAGAGTACTGAGGATGCGGAGGTTATGGTTGGAGCGGCAATATCGAGAAGCGCGTTGGTGGTCGCACAAGTGATAAAAGAGAGTGAGGAGAGACAAGAGATGAGGCATAAGGAAGTGATGAGGCTGCAAGAGAGGAGACTGAAGATGGAGGAATCGAAAGCTGATATAAACAGACAAG TTAAAAAGTTGTCTTTAACGTTGATGATGGATTGTGGAGTTTGGAAGTGCACGCGTTAG
- the LOC104781971 gene encoding uncharacterized protein LOC104781971 isoform X1 has product MAEPSGGGAREMVMREYRKGNWTVSETLVLIEAKEMEEERRVRRSEKKTENRNKSIELRWKWIEEYCWRRGCQRNQNQCNDKWDNLMRGYKKIREYERSRIESSFNTGSSSSRPASYWKMEKSERKERSLPSNMLSRIYDALAELVEKKTLPYGNGGQILRVCQEFVAPMMAQAMHQIPTTIVLSLQSPPPPQPLVLSHPPLPQPPLFTFHAEPIQPTVDTSGAKRRRTTTPRETTTKQGESTEDAEVMVGAAISRSALVVAQVIKESEERQEMRHKEVMRLQERRLKMEESKADINRQGMSGLVDAINQLATSILALASSSSLP; this is encoded by the exons ATGGCTGAACCATCGGGTGGTGGAGCCAGAGAGATGGTTATGAGAGAGTATAGGAAAGGAAACTGGACTGTGAGTGAGACCTTGGTGCTCATAGAAGCCAAGGAGATGGAAGAGGAGAGACGTGTGCGGCGGTCGGAGAAAAAAAcggaaaacagaaacaaatctaTAGAGCTCCGGTGGAAGTGGATAGAGGAGTATTGTTGGAGAAGAGGATGTCAGAGGAACCAGAACCAGTGCAACGATAAGTGGGACAATCTCATGAGGGGTTACAAGAAGATCAGAGAGTACGAGAGATCAAGAATAGAATCTTCTTTTAACACaggctcttcttcctctcggccGGCGTCATACTGGAAGATGGAGAAGAGTGAGAGGAAAGAGAGGAGCTTGCCGAGTAATATGTTGTCTCGTATATACGACGCGTTGGCTGAGCTTGTCGAGAAAAAGACTCTTCCATACGGTAACGGTGGCCAGATCCTAAGAGTGTGCCAAGAATTTGTAGCTCCGATGATGGCTCAGGCGATGCATCAAATCCCGACTACTATTGTATTATCTCTTCAGTCACCACCGCCGCCACAACCTCTAGTCTTATCACATCCTCCACTGCCTCAACCTCCTCTGTTCACATTTCACGCTGAGCCTATACAGCCCACAGTAG ACACATCAGGGGCGAAGCGAAGGAGAACAACAACGCCGAGAGAAACGACGACCAAGCAAGGAGAGAGTACTGAGGATGCGGAGGTTATGGTTGGAGCGGCAATATCGAGAAGCGCGTTGGTGGTCGCACAAGTGATAAAAGAGAGTGAGGAGAGACAAGAGATGAGGCATAAGGAAGTGATGAGGCTGCAAGAGAGGAGACTGAAGATGGAGGAATCGAAAGCTGATATAAACAGACAAGGTATGAGTGGTTTGGTGGACGCCATTAATCAACTCGCAACTTCCATTCTTGCTTTGGCTTCTTCGTCGTCTTTGCCATAA
- the LOC104781971 gene encoding uncharacterized protein LOC104781971 isoform X3: MAEPSGGGAREMVMREYRKGNWTVSETLVLIEAKEMEEERRVRRSEKKTENRNKSIELRWKWIEEYCWRRGCQRNQNQCNDKWDNLMRGYKKIREYERSRIESSFNTGSSSSRPASYWKMEKSERKERSLPSNMLSRIYDALAELVEKKTLPYGNGGQILRVCQEFVAPMMAQAMHQIPTTIVLSLQSPPPPQPLVLSHPPLPQPPLFTFHAEPIQPTTHQGRSEGEQQRREKRRPSKERVLRMRRLWLERQYREARWWSHK, from the exons ATGGCTGAACCATCGGGTGGTGGAGCCAGAGAGATGGTTATGAGAGAGTATAGGAAAGGAAACTGGACTGTGAGTGAGACCTTGGTGCTCATAGAAGCCAAGGAGATGGAAGAGGAGAGACGTGTGCGGCGGTCGGAGAAAAAAAcggaaaacagaaacaaatctaTAGAGCTCCGGTGGAAGTGGATAGAGGAGTATTGTTGGAGAAGAGGATGTCAGAGGAACCAGAACCAGTGCAACGATAAGTGGGACAATCTCATGAGGGGTTACAAGAAGATCAGAGAGTACGAGAGATCAAGAATAGAATCTTCTTTTAACACaggctcttcttcctctcggccGGCGTCATACTGGAAGATGGAGAAGAGTGAGAGGAAAGAGAGGAGCTTGCCGAGTAATATGTTGTCTCGTATATACGACGCGTTGGCTGAGCTTGTCGAGAAAAAGACTCTTCCATACGGTAACGGTGGCCAGATCCTAAGAGTGTGCCAAGAATTTGTAGCTCCGATGATGGCTCAGGCGATGCATCAAATCCCGACTACTATTGTATTATCTCTTCAGTCACCACCGCCGCCACAACCTCTAGTCTTATCACATCCTCCACTGCCTCAACCTCCTCTGTTCACATTTCACGCTGAGCCTATACAGCCCACA ACACATCAGGGGCGAAGCGAAGGAGAACAACAACGCCGAGAGAAACGACGACCAAGCAAGGAGAGAGTACTGAGGATGCGGAGGTTATGGTTGGAGCGGCAATATCGAGAAGCGCGTTGGTGGTCGCACAAGTGA
- the LOC104781976 gene encoding probable mannan synthase 7 isoform X1, producing MSLHRLPHDTFSSFLGSLSQVGSSKASVALLNAVKSFPTFGDIIARIGLWWEQIRAVVVVPVFKFLVAVCLIMSVMLFVEVMYMGIVVLYVKLFKRKPEKIYKWEAMEDDVECGSATYPMVLVQMPMYNEKEVCEQSIAAACKISWPSNRLIIQVLDDSTDPASKELVKKECERWSKEGVNITFEIRDNRNGYKAGALREGMKHSYVKQCDYVAIFDADFQPDPDFLLRTVPFLIHNPKLALVQGRWEFVNADQCMMTRLQEMSLSYHFTVEQQVGSSTFAFFGFNGTAGVWRISALIESGGWNDQTTVEDMDLAVRATLRGWKLLYIDDLKVKSELPCSFNALRSQQHRWTCGPANLFRKMAGQILRSENVSLWKKLYMLYSFFFIRKIVAHALTFCFYCVILPATVLFPEVTVPKWAAFYLPSLITLFIAIGRLRCPLLLFLCNLSSFLSLVTLLILYYVNRSIHLLAFWVLFENSMSLVRTKALVMGLLETGRVQEWVVTEKSGDALKTKLIPQVPNVRFRERVHLLELLVGAYLLSCGIYDIIYGKNTLYVYLLFQSLAFFVVGFGYVGKYVPASSS from the exons ATGTCTCTTCACCGTCTTCCTCATGACACGTTCTCCTCCTTTCTTGGCTCACTG TCTCAAGTTGGAAGTTCTAAAGCATCAGTGGCATTACTCAATGCCGTCAAATCTTTTCCTACATTTGGAGATATCATTGCTCGAATTGGACTATGGTGGGAGCAAATAAGggctgttgttgttgtacctGTCTTCAAGTTCCTGGTGGCTGTATGCTTGATCATGTCTGTCATGCTCTTCGTTGAGGTTATGTACATGGGAATCGTCGTTCTGTATGTCAAGTTGTTCAAGAGAAAACCTGAGAAGATTTACAAATGGGAAGCTATGGAGGATGATGTTGAGTGTGGCAGTGCTACCTACCCTATGGTTCTTGTGCAAATGCCTATGTACAATGAAAAAGAG gtttgtgaacaatcaattGCAGCTGCTTGCAAAATCTCGTGGCCATCGAATCGTCTGATAATTCAAGTGCTTGATGATTCTACAGATCCAGCCAGTAAG GAATTGGTGAAAAAGGAGTGTGAGAGATGGTCTAAAGAAGGCGTCAACATAACGTTTGAGATTAGGGACAACAGGAACGGATACAAAGCGGGTGCTCTGAGAGAAGGAATGAAGCATAGCTATGTGAAGCAGTGCGACTATGTTGCTATCTTTGATGCTGATTTCCAGCCTGATCCAGACTTCCTCCTCCGCACTGTTCCTTTCTTAATTCACAATCCCAAGTTAGCACTTGTACAAGGCCGGTGGGAGTTTG TGAACGCGGATCAGTGCATGATGACGAGATTGCAGGAGATGTCTTTAAGTTACCACTTTACAGTAGAGCAGCAAGTTGGATCTTCAACATTTGCTTTCTTTGGGTTCAACG GAACAGCAGGTGTCTGGAGAATCTCAGCGCTGATTGAGTCAGGGGGGTGGAATGACCAGACAACAGTAGAAGACATGGACTTAGCTGTACGAGCTACACTAAGAGGCTGGAAGTTGCTATATATCGATGATCTCAAG GTAAAAAGTGAGTTACCTTGCTCCTTCAACGCCTTGCGTAGCCAGCAGCATCGATGGACTTGTGGCCCTGCGAATCTATTCAGGAAAATGGCTGGACAAATACTAAGAAGCGAAAATGTTTCTCTGTGGAAGAAGTTGTATATGTTGTACAGCTTCTTCTTTATCCGGAAGATCGTGGCTCACGCCCTCACGTTCTGCTTCTACTGTGTTATCTTGCCAGCAACTGTTTTGTTCCCAGAAGTCACAGTTCCAAAATGGGCTGCGTTTTATCTTCCTTCTTTGATCACTCTCTTTATCGCAATCGGTAGACTAAGGTGTcctcttttactctttctaTGTAACTTATCGTCTTTCCTCTCTCTTGTCACATTATTAATCCTTTATTATGTTAACAGATCAATCCACCTATTGGCATTCTGGGTTCTGTTCGAGAATTCAATGTCCCTGGTTCGAACAAAGGCTCTGGTCATGGGGCTGTTAGAAACAGGAAGAGTACAAGAATGGGTTGTGACAGAGAAATCAGGTGATGCTCTCAAGACGAAGCTGATTCCACAAGTACCTAACGTCAGATTCAGAGAGAG GGTGCACTTACTGGAGCTACTGGTTGGAGCTTACCTATTGTCCTGCGGAATCTACGACATCATCTACGGGAAGAACACACTATATGTATACCTTCTATTTCAGTCATTAGCCTTCTTCGTTGTTGGTTTTGGATATGTTGGCAAATATGTTCCTGCTTCCTCCTCTTAA
- the LOC104781976 gene encoding probable mannan synthase 7 isoform X2 — protein sequence MSLHRLPHDTFSSFLGSLSQVGSSKASVALLNAVKSFPTFGDIIARIGLWWEQIRAVVVVPVFKFLVAVCLIMSVMLFVEVMYMGIVVLYVKLFKRKPEKIYKWEAMEDDVECGSATYPMVLVQMPMYNEKEVCEQSIAAACKISWPSNRLIIQVLDDSTDPASKELVKKECERWSKEGVNITFEIRDNRNGYKAGALREGMKHSYVKQCDYVAIFDADFQPDPDFLLRTVPFLIHNPKLALVQGRWEFVNADQCMMTRLQEMSLSYHFTVEQQVGSSTFAFFGFNGTAGVWRISALIESGGWNDQTTVEDMDLAVRATLRGWKLLYIDDLKVKSELPCSFNALRSQQHRWTCGPANLFRKMAGQILRSENVSLWKKLYMLYSFFFIRKIVAHALTFCFYCVILPATVLFPEVTVPKWAAFYLPSLITLFIAIGRLRSIHLLAFWVLFENSMSLVRTKALVMGLLETGRVQEWVVTEKSGDALKTKLIPQVPNVRFRERVHLLELLVGAYLLSCGIYDIIYGKNTLYVYLLFQSLAFFVVGFGYVGKYVPASSS from the exons ATGTCTCTTCACCGTCTTCCTCATGACACGTTCTCCTCCTTTCTTGGCTCACTG TCTCAAGTTGGAAGTTCTAAAGCATCAGTGGCATTACTCAATGCCGTCAAATCTTTTCCTACATTTGGAGATATCATTGCTCGAATTGGACTATGGTGGGAGCAAATAAGggctgttgttgttgtacctGTCTTCAAGTTCCTGGTGGCTGTATGCTTGATCATGTCTGTCATGCTCTTCGTTGAGGTTATGTACATGGGAATCGTCGTTCTGTATGTCAAGTTGTTCAAGAGAAAACCTGAGAAGATTTACAAATGGGAAGCTATGGAGGATGATGTTGAGTGTGGCAGTGCTACCTACCCTATGGTTCTTGTGCAAATGCCTATGTACAATGAAAAAGAG gtttgtgaacaatcaattGCAGCTGCTTGCAAAATCTCGTGGCCATCGAATCGTCTGATAATTCAAGTGCTTGATGATTCTACAGATCCAGCCAGTAAG GAATTGGTGAAAAAGGAGTGTGAGAGATGGTCTAAAGAAGGCGTCAACATAACGTTTGAGATTAGGGACAACAGGAACGGATACAAAGCGGGTGCTCTGAGAGAAGGAATGAAGCATAGCTATGTGAAGCAGTGCGACTATGTTGCTATCTTTGATGCTGATTTCCAGCCTGATCCAGACTTCCTCCTCCGCACTGTTCCTTTCTTAATTCACAATCCCAAGTTAGCACTTGTACAAGGCCGGTGGGAGTTTG TGAACGCGGATCAGTGCATGATGACGAGATTGCAGGAGATGTCTTTAAGTTACCACTTTACAGTAGAGCAGCAAGTTGGATCTTCAACATTTGCTTTCTTTGGGTTCAACG GAACAGCAGGTGTCTGGAGAATCTCAGCGCTGATTGAGTCAGGGGGGTGGAATGACCAGACAACAGTAGAAGACATGGACTTAGCTGTACGAGCTACACTAAGAGGCTGGAAGTTGCTATATATCGATGATCTCAAG GTAAAAAGTGAGTTACCTTGCTCCTTCAACGCCTTGCGTAGCCAGCAGCATCGATGGACTTGTGGCCCTGCGAATCTATTCAGGAAAATGGCTGGACAAATACTAAGAAGCGAAAATGTTTCTCTGTGGAAGAAGTTGTATATGTTGTACAGCTTCTTCTTTATCCGGAAGATCGTGGCTCACGCCCTCACGTTCTGCTTCTACTGTGTTATCTTGCCAGCAACTGTTTTGTTCCCAGAAGTCACAGTTCCAAAATGGGCTGCGTTTTATCTTCCTTCTTTGATCACTCTCTTTATCGCAATCGGTAGACTAAG ATCAATCCACCTATTGGCATTCTGGGTTCTGTTCGAGAATTCAATGTCCCTGGTTCGAACAAAGGCTCTGGTCATGGGGCTGTTAGAAACAGGAAGAGTACAAGAATGGGTTGTGACAGAGAAATCAGGTGATGCTCTCAAGACGAAGCTGATTCCACAAGTACCTAACGTCAGATTCAGAGAGAG GGTGCACTTACTGGAGCTACTGGTTGGAGCTTACCTATTGTCCTGCGGAATCTACGACATCATCTACGGGAAGAACACACTATATGTATACCTTCTATTTCAGTCATTAGCCTTCTTCGTTGTTGGTTTTGGATATGTTGGCAAATATGTTCCTGCTTCCTCCTCTTAA
- the LOC104781976 gene encoding probable mannan synthase 7 isoform X3: protein MILQIQPELVKKECERWSKEGVNITFEIRDNRNGYKAGALREGMKHSYVKQCDYVAIFDADFQPDPDFLLRTVPFLIHNPKLALVQGRWEFVNADQCMMTRLQEMSLSYHFTVEQQVGSSTFAFFGFNGTAGVWRISALIESGGWNDQTTVEDMDLAVRATLRGWKLLYIDDLKVKSELPCSFNALRSQQHRWTCGPANLFRKMAGQILRSENVSLWKKLYMLYSFFFIRKIVAHALTFCFYCVILPATVLFPEVTVPKWAAFYLPSLITLFIAIGRLRSIHLLAFWVLFENSMSLVRTKALVMGLLETGRVQEWVVTEKSGDALKTKLIPQVPNVRFRERVHLLELLVGAYLLSCGIYDIIYGKNTLYVYLLFQSLAFFVVGFGYVGKYVPASSS from the exons ATGATTCTACAGATCCAGCCA GAATTGGTGAAAAAGGAGTGTGAGAGATGGTCTAAAGAAGGCGTCAACATAACGTTTGAGATTAGGGACAACAGGAACGGATACAAAGCGGGTGCTCTGAGAGAAGGAATGAAGCATAGCTATGTGAAGCAGTGCGACTATGTTGCTATCTTTGATGCTGATTTCCAGCCTGATCCAGACTTCCTCCTCCGCACTGTTCCTTTCTTAATTCACAATCCCAAGTTAGCACTTGTACAAGGCCGGTGGGAGTTTG TGAACGCGGATCAGTGCATGATGACGAGATTGCAGGAGATGTCTTTAAGTTACCACTTTACAGTAGAGCAGCAAGTTGGATCTTCAACATTTGCTTTCTTTGGGTTCAACG GAACAGCAGGTGTCTGGAGAATCTCAGCGCTGATTGAGTCAGGGGGGTGGAATGACCAGACAACAGTAGAAGACATGGACTTAGCTGTACGAGCTACACTAAGAGGCTGGAAGTTGCTATATATCGATGATCTCAAG GTAAAAAGTGAGTTACCTTGCTCCTTCAACGCCTTGCGTAGCCAGCAGCATCGATGGACTTGTGGCCCTGCGAATCTATTCAGGAAAATGGCTGGACAAATACTAAGAAGCGAAAATGTTTCTCTGTGGAAGAAGTTGTATATGTTGTACAGCTTCTTCTTTATCCGGAAGATCGTGGCTCACGCCCTCACGTTCTGCTTCTACTGTGTTATCTTGCCAGCAACTGTTTTGTTCCCAGAAGTCACAGTTCCAAAATGGGCTGCGTTTTATCTTCCTTCTTTGATCACTCTCTTTATCGCAATCGGTAGACTAAG ATCAATCCACCTATTGGCATTCTGGGTTCTGTTCGAGAATTCAATGTCCCTGGTTCGAACAAAGGCTCTGGTCATGGGGCTGTTAGAAACAGGAAGAGTACAAGAATGGGTTGTGACAGAGAAATCAGGTGATGCTCTCAAGACGAAGCTGATTCCACAAGTACCTAACGTCAGATTCAGAGAGAG GGTGCACTTACTGGAGCTACTGGTTGGAGCTTACCTATTGTCCTGCGGAATCTACGACATCATCTACGGGAAGAACACACTATATGTATACCTTCTATTTCAGTCATTAGCCTTCTTCGTTGTTGGTTTTGGATATGTTGGCAAATATGTTCCTGCTTCCTCCTCTTAA
- the LOC104781975 gene encoding uncharacterized protein LOC104781975 isoform X1: MAMSLLLPSYPLQSLGKSNRWFTVGTGSKPVCLALTRAETSGGDQEENVVIVGAGIGGLATAVSLHRLGIRSVVLEQAESLRTGGTSLTLFKNGWSVLDAISVGPQLRTQFLEIEGMVVKKEDGSELRSFKFKDEDQSQEVRAVERRVLLETLASQLPPQAIRFSSKLESIQSDANGDTLLQLGDGTRLLAKIVIGCDGTRSKVATWMGFSEPKYVGHCAFRGLGYYPNGQPFQKRVNYIYGRGLRAGYVPVSATKVYWFICFNSPSVGPKITDPAILKKQAKEMVSTWPEDLQNLIDLTPDETISRTPLVDRWLWPGIAPPASKGRVVLVGDAWHPMTPNLGQGACCALEDSVVLANKLASAMNGGSESVEAAMESYGSERWSRAFPLTVRANLVGALLQWDNPLVCSIRNNIVIPKLVKLGPMLEHTNFECEPLYDSSEI; encoded by the exons ATGGCTATGTCTCTTCTGCTTCCGAGCTATCCTCTCCAATCCTTGGGCAAAAGCAACAGATGGTTTACAGTTGGAACCGGATCAAAACCGGTTTGTTTAGCACTGACCAGAGCCGAAACAAGCGGTGGTGACCAAGAGGAGAATGTAGTGATTGTCGGCGCCGGGATCGGTGGACTTGCCACCGCCGTTTCACTTCACCG GCTAGGAATCCGGTCGGTCGTGCTGGAGCAGGCAGAGTCGCTTCGGACGGGAGGAACATCGTTGACTCTATTCAAGAATGGTTGGAGCGTTCTTGATGCCATCTCCGTTGGGCCTCAACTCCGAACACAGTTTCTTGAAATCGAAGG GATGGTAGTGAAGAAGGAAGATGGAAGTGAGCTTCGTTCTTTCAAATTCAAAGACGAAGATCAAAG CCAAGAAGTTCGGGCGGTGGAGAGGCGAGTACTCTTGGAGACACTTGCAAGCCAGCTTCCTCCACAAGCCATTCGGTTTTCCTCAAAACTGGAAAGTATACAAAGCGATGCCAATGGTGACACTCTCCTTCAACTTGGAGATGGAACCCGGTTGCTTGCAAAG ATTGTTATTGGTTGTGACGGTACCCGGTCTAAAGTTGCAACTTGGATGGGGTTCAGTGAGCCGAAATATGTTGGACATTGCGCATTCCGTGGCCTCGGGTACTATCCAAATGGACAGCCATTTCAGAAAAGGGTGAATTACATATACGGTAGAGGGCTTCGAGCTGGATATGTACCTGTATCTGCAACAAAAGTATACTGGTTCATCTGTTTCAACAGCCCATCTGTAG GGCCAAAAATTACGGATCCAGCTATCCTAAAGAAACAAGCCAAAGAAATGGTTAGTACCTGGCCAGAAGATCTGCAAAACCTCATCGATCTAACACCTGATGAAACAATCAGCAGAACTCCTCTAGTAGACAGGTGGCTATGGCCTGGAATTGCTCCTCCAGCATCAAAAGGCAGAGTGGTTCTCGTTGGAGATGCTTGGCACCCAATGACTCCAAATCTTGGACAAGGTGCTTGCTGCGCCTTGGAAGATTCAGTTGTTCTAGCTAATAAACTTGCCAGTGCAATGAACGGAGGGAGTGAATCAGTTGAAGCGGCAATGGAATCATACGGGAGTGAGAGATGGTCTCGAGCATTCCCGTTGACAGTACGTGCAAACCTAGTCGGAGCACTCCTGCAATGGGACAATCCTCTAGTGTGTTCCATTAGAAACAATATCGTCATACCAAAGTTAGTCAAGCTTGGACCAATGCTTGAACACACAAACTTCGAATGTGAACCTCTCTATGATAGTTCAGAAATCTGA
- the LOC104781975 gene encoding uncharacterized protein LOC104781975 isoform X2, which translates to MVVKKEDGSELRSFKFKDEDQSQEVRAVERRVLLETLASQLPPQAIRFSSKLESIQSDANGDTLLQLGDGTRLLAKIVIGCDGTRSKVATWMGFSEPKYVGHCAFRGLGYYPNGQPFQKRVNYIYGRGLRAGYVPVSATKVYWFICFNSPSVGPKITDPAILKKQAKEMVSTWPEDLQNLIDLTPDETISRTPLVDRWLWPGIAPPASKGRVVLVGDAWHPMTPNLGQGACCALEDSVVLANKLASAMNGGSESVEAAMESYGSERWSRAFPLTVRANLVGALLQWDNPLVCSIRNNIVIPKLVKLGPMLEHTNFECEPLYDSSEI; encoded by the exons ATGGTAGTGAAGAAGGAAGATGGAAGTGAGCTTCGTTCTTTCAAATTCAAAGACGAAGATCAAAG CCAAGAAGTTCGGGCGGTGGAGAGGCGAGTACTCTTGGAGACACTTGCAAGCCAGCTTCCTCCACAAGCCATTCGGTTTTCCTCAAAACTGGAAAGTATACAAAGCGATGCCAATGGTGACACTCTCCTTCAACTTGGAGATGGAACCCGGTTGCTTGCAAAG ATTGTTATTGGTTGTGACGGTACCCGGTCTAAAGTTGCAACTTGGATGGGGTTCAGTGAGCCGAAATATGTTGGACATTGCGCATTCCGTGGCCTCGGGTACTATCCAAATGGACAGCCATTTCAGAAAAGGGTGAATTACATATACGGTAGAGGGCTTCGAGCTGGATATGTACCTGTATCTGCAACAAAAGTATACTGGTTCATCTGTTTCAACAGCCCATCTGTAG GGCCAAAAATTACGGATCCAGCTATCCTAAAGAAACAAGCCAAAGAAATGGTTAGTACCTGGCCAGAAGATCTGCAAAACCTCATCGATCTAACACCTGATGAAACAATCAGCAGAACTCCTCTAGTAGACAGGTGGCTATGGCCTGGAATTGCTCCTCCAGCATCAAAAGGCAGAGTGGTTCTCGTTGGAGATGCTTGGCACCCAATGACTCCAAATCTTGGACAAGGTGCTTGCTGCGCCTTGGAAGATTCAGTTGTTCTAGCTAATAAACTTGCCAGTGCAATGAACGGAGGGAGTGAATCAGTTGAAGCGGCAATGGAATCATACGGGAGTGAGAGATGGTCTCGAGCATTCCCGTTGACAGTACGTGCAAACCTAGTCGGAGCACTCCTGCAATGGGACAATCCTCTAGTGTGTTCCATTAGAAACAATATCGTCATACCAAAGTTAGTCAAGCTTGGACCAATGCTTGAACACACAAACTTCGAATGTGAACCTCTCTATGATAGTTCAGAAATCTGA
- the LOC104781974 gene encoding uncharacterized protein LOC104781974, whose amino-acid sequence MRRSASASIVSDQLSASSPSPSPSPPRIQTAEDSDDDQLLLPRYDPNSHPGKKKKNNKSPLRSAENAIHFIPIVLILCAVILWLFSNPISINET is encoded by the coding sequence atgcgtCGATCGGCGAGCGCCTCCATAGTTTCCGACCAACTCTCAGCGAGTTCTCCGTCACCTTCACCGTCTCCGCCGCGAATTCAAACCGCCGAAGATTCGGATGACGATCAGCTTCTTCTGCCTAGGTACGATCCAAACTCTCATccagggaagaagaagaagaacaacaaatcGCCACTCAGATCCGCCGAGAACGCTATCCACTTCATTCCAATCGTACTCATCCTCTGCGCCGTCATACTCTGGCTGTTTTCTAATCCAATTTCGATTAATGAAACCTAA